A window from Hemicordylus capensis ecotype Gifberg chromosome 2, rHemCap1.1.pri, whole genome shotgun sequence encodes these proteins:
- the RING1 gene encoding E3 ubiquitin-protein ligase RING1: MATPANAQNASKTWELSLYELHRTPQEAIMDGTEIAVSPRSLHSELMCPICLDMLKHTMTTKECLHRFCSDCIVTALRSGNKECPTCRKKLVSKRSLRPDPNFDALISKIYPSRDEYEAHQDRVLAKLNRLHNPQALRSSMEEGLKMQAMNRGQRVRRHPQESDNTTFSGAEDNCDSRSHLSNVSAPSQPEAGPSRKRSPASDESCPEPETSHEGGRGSPEPGLEPSSSEIELVFRPHPVLVEKGTYSQTRYVKTTANATVDHLSKYLALRIALEEAPGPGPEAPALEDVSEKQYTIYITTAGGAFTTLNGSVTLELVNEKYWKLSKPLELYYAPTKEQK; encoded by the exons ATGGCAACTCCGGCCAACGCCCAGAATGCCAGCAAGACCTGGGAGCTGAGTCTCTATGAGCTTCACCGGACTCCCCAG GAGGCCATCATGGACGGGACAGAGATTGCCGTCTCCCCCCGCAGCCTGCACAGCGAGCTGATGTGTCCCATCTGCCTGGACATGCTGAAGCACACCATGACCACCAAGGAATGCCTCCACCGCTTCTGCTCTGACTGCATCGTCACGGCGCTACGTAGTGG GAACAAGGAGTGCCCGACGTGTCGTAAGAAGCTGGTCTCCAAGCGCTCCCTGCGGCCGGACCCCAACTTCGACGCGCTCATCTCCAAGATCTACCCCAGCCGGGACGAGTACGAGGCTCACCAGGACCGGGTGCTGGCCAAGCTCAACCGCCTCCACAACCCGCAGGCTCTCCGGAGCAGCATGGAAGAGGGGCTCAAGATGCAGGCCATGAACAG GGGACAGCGGGTAAGGAGGCACCCTCAGGAGTCGGACAACACCACCTTCAGCGGGGCAGAGGACAACTGTGACAGCCGGTCCCATCTCAGCAATGTCTCGGCCCCCAGCCAGCCCGAGGCCGGGCCCAGCCGCAAGCGTTCCCCAGCCTCTGACGAGTCGTGCCCCGAGCCGGAGACCTCGCACGAGGGAGGGCGGGGGAGCCCTGAGCCAGGGCTGGAGCCCAGCAGCAGCGAGATCGAGTTGGTCTTCCGGCCCCACCCTGTCTTGGTGGAGAAGGGCACCTACTCCCAGACCAG GTATGTCAAGACCACGGCCAACGCAACAGTGGACCATCTCTCCAAATACCTGGCCTTGCGCATTGCCCTGGAGGAAGCCCCGGGGCCTGGCCCAGAAGCCCCCGCCCTGGAAGACGTGAGCGAGAAGCAGTACACCATCTACATCACCACGGCCGGGGGCGCCTTCACG ACGCTGAATGGATCCGTGACCTTGGAGCTGGTGAACGAGAAGTACTGGAAGCTGAGCAAACCCCTGGAGTTGTACTACGCCCCCACCAAGGAGCAGAAATGA
- the LOC128347096 gene encoding HLA class II histocompatibility antigen, DM beta chain-like, which yields MRPTWLLLLLAWPLCLAQSPPPPDLYVLRMETDCILAANSQLLWAKWTLSFNKIPFVCYDNEDQEFLPCGLGATFPWNNTAVPICELLSKSAPHQRDMMRTACQQQSQPLWKQTGARLTPPKIRIYPVTPQNTPEPMMLACNVWGFYPKEVAISWLKNGVPVKDGSGTPVHFSNGDWTYQARVTLPVNPHVGDTYTCQVTHASLPEPMTKNWAPGMPMELRLRVGVALAVLLLGIAFLIAGIIFWRKRIPPRSQ from the exons ATGAGGccgacctggctgctgctgctgctggcttggccactgtgcctggcgCAGAGTCCCCCGCCACCAG ATCTCTACGTCCTGCGCATGGAGACGGACTGCATCCTGGCTgcaaacagccagctgctctgggcCAAATGGACTCTGTCCTTCAACAAGATCCCCTTCGTCTGCTATGACAACGAGGACCAGGAGTTCCTGCCGTGTGGCCTGGGCGCTACCTTCCCCTGGAACAACACTGCAGTCCCCATCTGTGAACTCCTGAGCAAAAGTGCCCCTCACCAGCGAGACATGATGCGGACAGCTTGCCAGCAGCAGAGCCAGCCCCTGTGGAAGCAGACCGGTGCCAGGCTGA CACCCCCAAAGATCCGCATTTACCCCGTCACCCCGCAGAACACCCCAGAACCCATGATGCTGGCCTGTAACGTGTGGGGGTTCTATCCCAAAGAGGTGGCCATTTCCTGGCTGAAGAATGGGGTCCCCGTGAAGGATGGGTCAGGCACCCCAGTGCACTTCAGCAATGGCGACTGGACGTACCAGGCACGGGTCACCTTGCCTGTCAACCCCCATGTTGGAGATACCTACACCTGCCAAGTGACTCACGCAAGCCTTCCTGAGCCCATGACCAAGAACTGGG caccAGGTATGCCTATGGAGCTCAGACTGAGAGTTGGCGTTGCACTGGCGGTGCTGCTCTTGGGCATTGCGTTCCTCATAGCTGGCATCATCTTTTGGAGGAAGCGGATCCCACCCAGAAG CCAGTGA